The sequence taggtagcAGATTACCTCAATTTTAGAAaaacttacttttttttgtttctaaacaagattcattttttttttaaattttggaataaataaaaacaatattaaaagttattttgtgtGCCTGCCACAATATTTGACTGTCAACCGTAGTAGTAATTTCATAGaggaataaaaatatgtatttaaagttttaatgaatacaattttttttacttcattcaaagaaaaaatagataaatatggaGAAACATCATTGACATTGGCACCATTCTCAATATAACACTCCACAAATAACCAGTTTAGAAACATAAACATTCATATTTTCACATAGTGTAACATAAACACTTTGAAAGCTGatcaatcataattattaattttatgaatagggttaatacaatgaattataatgagaaattatgaataaagtaaaaataatattagtacaaTCTAATCTATaaaacaatactaataataattatactctgTCCAACGAGAGAACGCCCCGCAGACtgaccaaaatcagtttttctgcaaattaatatatattaaatttttaatatataataattaataccaagCCATAGGCGAAACAAGTTTTGATAGCAGGATAACACAGAATTGGCGCGTTCTGTCGCTGGACAAACTATAGATGATTCTTGGTATTATAAATACTCACATCATTAAATGGTTACTTATGTTTAGACTGTAAATTAAGATGATGTGTTGTAagatttactataatttttgagAAATTGAGCTGCTatagaaatattgaattttgttgtatattgttttttcaaataatgttaagataataatacattttgcattacaatttatagaaaaacaagtcgaataaaaatgaaaatcaaaCAGATACAGAagctataaagaaaaaaaaactgactaCTAGACAAAGAAAAGCacttacaaaaattatagaaaaaaaacaaaaaagccaaaaagtaatttagtttgttcttattattacctattaatgttttttgttatatttcataaaaagttttattattattttttttttattaatttttagagatCGGAAATGTTAAATGAATTGAAGAGTCTTGAACTTTCAGCACCTTCATTGTCTTTAATGACATCTATAAGTCAAACTCAAACAAGTGGATTgagaaatgttttaaaacaaaaagtaacaatattacataattattttaattttatactatataatattaattttaaaaaaaattgtaataaaaaaaacatatatttctagaaaaaaagtaaaacaattaaacCTATTGAAGAAAATAAGAGCTCAGATGAAATGACAGTTGATGAAGATGTTGGTTCAGAAATTGACGAAGatgaaattgaataataatttatttatattacttaaaatcatTCAGCAGAAAGActgtaatcattaattttacaatggtggccataattgttttattttattatgtgctGATTTTGGTAACCATGTTAAATATCCTTCCATcaaatctataaaaacaaaaaaaaaattgttgtaaacatccaacatttttattatttaatcaataaaagtTTACATGTTGGCTTTTTTAACCAatgttctttaatttttttcgctGAATCATCTTGGTTTTTCATTAATGTTTGTGAAAGCAGATAAAACGGTTCTTTTaggctaaaaaaaataaaaataaaagaaacagCTGTTCATGTAATGTGGAATATGTACCTACAATTGCACAGGCATTAGTAAGAATTCAGGTTCAGTTATCaaatatcgtttaaaatataGCAACTGTGGAAAAACTTTTCCATACAGTATAAATATAGCTAACCAAGAATACTTTTGTTCAATATCAGGAAATTCAATCTCAGCTTGTGGTAATGTCCATCCAGCTTGAcctgaataaaatttaattttaactctaTTATTAGATTGCAGAGTTCAgacaaaaattagtaaaataaattaccataagTTGCATTAATTGTACAGAACATTTTCTCAGTTGCTCTATCATACCTAGGCTTAGGATAATCCAatacttttaatgttttacataatttactagCATACATGGGTAACCATTCTGGATCAATTGCAGTAATGCCTTAacaaatagattattataaatttataaatgtttaatctcaTCTTGTATTagctttattgttaaaaaaaattaaatcctaaCTAaactaatgtaaatattattatttatttacctttaatatacattttgtcttGCACTTCAAATATCTCCTGGTAAACTAACCATTCtggtttacatatttttaaaacactgcTGTTGTGTATGTATACTATTTCTGATAAATTGGATGCATAATAAGCAGCCTTATTTTGTCTTAAGCCATTTCTTTCTAATTCGCTGGTAGTTAATCGCCTTGCAACTCTATCCAACATACCGGCTAACACAATTTGTCTTATTTGTTTCacctacaaataatacattttgcattattgcaaaataaatagtaattccTAACATGTCATACTTGTATTGGTGTGGGCGGTCCCAAGTCTAAatcagtatttaattttaatgatggtACATGTATGTTGAgttgattaattaattgattgttCAATTTCCAAGCttctaaaattgatttttgatgTAATCCTGTTTTAGTGCAATAATCTTGTAGACCTCCTAATCCCGATTTTCTCATTGCATGACTTGCGCCTCCCATGGATCGTAGTATTACCATTAGATCccctaaatattgtaaaaaaaaaaaaaatagaaggtatacaattttgaaattatatttttacataaataaatctaacaaaataatgttaattataaatttaactgttcAACTTtattactcataataataaatggaaaatgttatattattaatatttaatttgaaaataattgacaGGAGTAAAACTTgccaatacaattattttattgattaaatatttgaataaatgcattgtTATCAGTTTTTacctaaaagtaaaaattcgCCTCTGTTTACCCATGAAAGTTTGGTTTTTTTCCAGGCTTCAACATTATCACCAGGTAAATACTCTTGAACAGACATTGCCGAAATTATAAACAGCATATACTGTAATAAACTACGGTCTTTACTCAAACATAGCATCTTGGCATAGTTAGGGGTTAATGGAAAAACAGCCATACTCTTTCCCAGAGgtgtaatattgttaatttctaaaaatatttttaaacaattacttattacatagttaaataaatattatagttattgaatTCACCAGCATCATTTTTGTCAGCATCTAAAGCGCCAAGTGTTATTAATCTTTTTTCTGCTCCTAAAATGGTCTGTTTATCTGGTGGAGTTGGAAATGGAAAactagtaattttattaattttcattgatttcatttgtaaaataacattatcaatAGGTATGGTTTGAATTTCAGGTAAATTCCATTCTGGAAATTCGTCATTAAATAGTGCAGATGAAAATAAACtataagataaaaaaacaacaatatatcttacaaaatttttattataacaaaataattttgtcttTTTGTAATTTCCTTGAtaagatcaataaaaataaataaatatctatttaattctatttaaaaactgtaaactTACCGATAACAGTGTCCAGGTGAAGTTCTTCCAGCTCTACCAGCTCTTTGATTTGCTGAAGCTTTACTTTCCCAAACAACTGAAAATCTTGAAACACTAGTTACTGGATCATATTCTCGAATTTTAGTTTTTCCACAGTCAACAACGTATTTGatattaggtatagttaaaGAGAGTTCTGCTATGTTTGTACTAACAACACACATACGACAACCTGGAGGAGGTGGttcaaatatctaaaaatataagggatataatcttaaaatgattttaagtatttatatacaacagTAAATAAGTAGCTCTAATTAACCTTTGATTGTTTATGGGCAGGTAACAATGAATAGAGAGGAAGCACCCATAGTGGTGTAGaactaaatttcataattttacttGGAATTTCATCATCTGAATCATTACTTGAGTTATCCGAAAGAATTAACTCATCTTCTGAATGCATTTCAATGTCATAATCATCTAAATTAATATCGGGCAAACATGTtccaatttctttttttacttcAGGCTTACATTTAGTAATTACTTCTCTATTGGAATCTGTTTCTCGATATGGAAATGCTTTACGAAGTTTTGATACTAATTGTTGTACTTCTAATTTACctgaaaacacattttttttttttttacttgattattaatattaaatatttacagcattataaagaaataaatgcAGTCAGTTTAAAACCCCAACTTTTATTTccaaaacatgatttttttggtttcaagctttttaatattttttttttttttttttatttattctcgaAAAATGTTTCAGCACACCAAGTGCTATTACAatatcttaattataataatgatacggttaaaagaaataatagtaataattaaatataaattctaaattaacattataatatagtcgttaGTAGTGAATAGTGATAGACATGGCTGGTCGAAAAATAGTTTCTATTTATTTGAGATAAAATTAATGAGGATACGGTCTAAGAAAAGATAagattatgtaggtattatgaaACAGTGTGCGATAGTATTATGGGGAGATAATGTCCTTAGCTATTAGTGTGTTTAAGACTGAGGTAAGGAGGAAATTAATGGATTAATTAAAGAGCTTAAATTAGATATGAGTTTTGAAAAGGTATTTGATATTTGCTCCGTgattttattttggttattgGTGGCTTCTGCATATGATTTGGTTTTGGCTCTGGGTTGAGACTGTTGAGAGTGATGGTCAGGATCTTTGACTGGTTGAAACTTTTGAGcagattttttatatattgactGGAATGCTGGGCATCCTTTGAAGTTTGCGGTGTGGTCTTTAGCGCATAATGCGCATTTGGCTGGACTATTTCGGTCCTTGGTGCACTCGATTGTCAGGTGGTTTTCACCACATTTGACACATCGAGCTTTATGGCTGCAATAGTTCTTTGTATGTCCATAGTCTTGGCAATTGTGGCATTGCGATGGGCCACGTCTTTTTTTGATTGGTTTTTCGATTTTCACTATTGTGTTGAGAAGATATGTAATATCGtggatatcattattattatcttgcTGACGGATATCCACAAAGAAAACTGAAAGTGGGCAGTTGTTCCTGTTTTTGGCATTGTAAATACTCTTGACTGAATGTCCCAGTTCAGTAAGAGCAGAAGTAATATCGGTGTGTAAGGTGGAACTATGTAAATTTTTGATGACGACTCTGTATGTGCGAAGGCTTGGGGGGGAAAACGAATGAAAGCTAGCGCTTGTTTCGTGTAAATGATCTATTATTGCATTGTAAGATCGTTTATCGGTGGGTTGTACAATGAGGTATGATGGAGTGGACTTACAGGTGTAACCATTGGGTCCGgtgatattttttaagatgGTGTTGAATGCTGAGAAGTTAGATATGTTTTTGATGTGGATAGGAGGAGCCTCGGGCTTAGCGTTGTGAACTTTTTGAGGTGGTCTATCCGGATCTTTCGTGGTGCTAGCTGAAGGTGTGGTGAGTACATTGTCTTCATCGGTGTTAAGTACGGTGTAGCGGTTCGGGGTGACAAATACTTTTGTGTTTTTGTCGATTTGACTGGGCGAACTGTTTGATAGGTTTCGCTTCGTTGTTTTAGGTGTATGCGACATGGTAATGACGTAATGTTATTGTGGCAATTATATAATAGCGATATGATAACGGAGCGCGGACGATTACGACGTGCGTGTGTTCATGTTGAACGTTGCGACCgaactattttttaatcttatgaGATATCTAAAATTGCAAAGTTTAATTGAAGTTTATAGTaagttgaaattttatttttgggaaATAAGTATCATATTATGCTGAAAATAGttgttacataatacatttttttagttatataaattattggaaCATCTAGTATTTTTGTGGTTCAGaagcataatttaaaatattcttcaatTTGCTTTAATAAAAACCACAATGGAAATACAGGGTGTCCCGccaggatttacccattgcgatatttcctgaaataatagagatatcataattctgtttttttaataagattcacagggacaagaactacaaattttccatgttttaatttatttttatgttttggtaaaaaagttaaaaaatttatttttttatttaattatttaaaaaaaaattaaagatagccattttgtagtttttttttctgaaaatattgacgttttaaaattttaatttcatcaatttcctgatttttaatattttttctagtttcgaaaaaaactgcgaattatttaatacgatagtgccatagtggtatcattgtatcaaacatgtggccCGCCGCCCGCGTGCTCGTACGGCTGGCAAACGGGTTTCAGTGTGGCTTGCAATaaacgtcatattttatttcttcaacattgttaaattgttaaataaagttaataactacctattgtacaaaatatcaatatgtacatttttgttatacctagtattaaatattataattataataaatagataaaactaatgtattttgtttactttgagtttgaatttagtaaaaaaaaggtgtttctatttattataattataatatttaatactaggtataacaaaaatgtacatattgatattttgtacaataggtagttattaactttatttaacaatttaacaatgttgaagaaataaaatatgacgtttATTGCAAGCCACACTGAAACCCGTTCGCCAGCCGTACGAGCACGCGGGCGGCGggccacatgtttgatacaatgataccactatggcactatcgtattaaataattcgcagtttttttcgaaactagaaaaaatattaaaaatcaggaaattgatgaaattaaaattttaaaacgtcaatattttcgaaaaaaaaaaaactacaaaatggctatcttcaatttttttttaaataattaaataaaaaaataaattttttaacttttttaccaaaacataaaaataaattaaaacatgaaaaatttgtagttcttgtccctgtgaatcttattaaaaaaacagaattatgatatctctattatttcaggagatatcgcaatgggtaaatcctggCGGGACACCCTGTATATGAAAAACTTCTTTTCAAAGACTAAAATgatctacataaaaataaaggttaaaaatataatataaaataaatatataccagtAAGAAACACTAAAATACCACCAGCTGGTAAATTggaatgaattttataaatttttttgtaagcTTCAGCTAAATAATCATGTGGAGTTTtcttgttaaaatgtattgtcaCTGGAAACTGTCTTGAACTCAGCTACATAACATTTCAaagtagtttaaattaaaatatatattaaacaatctattatttttttaaatatttacttcaatAATAGGCGGTGGTTGAGGAAAAAGGTTTTGGTTTTTTGAAAAATCGTCAACTTTAAGAGTAGCAGACATAATGATTAGCTTCAATGGATTTGATCTTTTTTGACGCAGGTTAACAATACGGGATAACATTCCTATTAGTATATCAGAAAACACTCGTCTCTCGTGAGCCTCATCTAATATAATTGCTGAATAGTTTTTAAGCAAAAAAtcctgaaaataaatataaattatatatttattttttatttaagtatagtaAATAGCCAAATTTACATTTTGGATCTCTTTTAACAATACACCATCAgtcataaactttatttttgtattaggaCCTGCATTTCCTTCAAAACgtattaaatatgatacaatatcAGATTTTTCATTTAACTCTTCAGCTACTCGTTGAGATACAGATATTGCAGCAATACGTCTAGGTTCTGTGACACCAATCATTTTATTCCCactgaaaataaacaaatacaacatatttttgttagttgtttgatttattaatgACTGTGttacatttaatgttatttatttatacattttttacaaaataaaggtGTTgaattatacatgttataaaagTGTGTTTACCTTGAGTAGCCGGcttcatataaaaattgagGGACTTGTGTCGTTTTTCCACTACCCGTTTCACCAACAACAATAATGACATCATTTTCACTGATTGCTTCCATAATGACTTGTTCTTCACCAATAATCGGTAACTTTGAAcgtgaatttataatttctgaTGTCCGATTGATCAGTACTGGCTGCCTTTTAGCAACAGAATCTGTTTTTCCACTCATAATGACtgattttggaaaaaatatacaatcgaattaataatttaatatcttcttcttcttcttcttatgTTATAAAACGCGTGAGGCTTCGCCCGAAACCCACTTGAGCGCGCTTGCTGTACTAACCGTAGTTGCGTTCGCTGAAAAAAGAATGCGCTTCGGTCGCCGCCGCCCGCCGTTATCGCGCCGGTCCGgttatcaaaaatatgttgGACGACTGTacgattattacgattattatttattattattacacgattTTCTACAGATCTTATAGCTTTTTCCGAGTTTTTCCGTATTCGTGTAGTATACGCCTTATTATACGTACCGAAATTCTGTCGTGTGATCGTGACGAGCGATTGGGCGTGAGACAAAAGTCgttcaatacatatatgtatatatattttatatataataatataataaatataaataaaatacgcaTAAAACGAATATCgattacaaatatattcaaaagaaaattaacGAGAATGTCTGTGTGTGTATAATGAAATACGAA is a genomic window of Rhopalosiphum padi isolate XX-2018 chromosome 4, ASM2088224v1, whole genome shotgun sequence containing:
- the LOC132928224 gene encoding uncharacterized protein LOC132928224; protein product: MKKNRNSMKNKSNKNENQTDTEAIKKKKLTTRQRKALTKIIEKKQKSQKRSEMLNELKSLELSAPSLSLMTSISQTQTSGLRNVLKQKKKSKTIKPIEENKSSDEMTVDEDVGSEIDEDEIE
- the LOC132928222 gene encoding probable ATP-dependent RNA helicase kurz is translated as MSGKTDSVAKRQPVLINRTSEIINSRSKLPIIGEEQVIMEAISENDVIIVVGETGSGKTTQVPQFLYEAGYSSGNKMIGVTEPRRIAAISVSQRVAEELNEKSDIVSYLIRFEGNAGPNTKIKFMTDGVLLKEIQNDFLLKNYSAIILDEAHERRVFSDILIGMLSRIVNLRQKRSNPLKLIIMSATLKVDDFSKNQNLFPQPPPIIELSSRQFPVTIHFNKKTPHDYLAEAYKKIYKIHSNLPAGGILVFLTGKLEVQQLVSKLRKAFPYRETDSNREVITKCKPEVKKEIGTCLPDINLDDYDIEMHSEDELILSDNSSNDSDDEIPSKIMKFSSTPLWVLPLYSLLPAHKQSKIFEPPPPGCRMCVVSTNIAELSLTIPNIKYVVDCGKTKIREYDPVTSVSRFSVVWESKASANQRAGRAGRTSPGHCYRLFSSALFNDEFPEWNLPEIQTIPIDNVILQMKSMKINKITSFPFPTPPDKQTILGAEKRLITLGALDADKNDAEINNITPLGKSMAVFPLTPNYAKMLCLSKDRSLLQYMLFIISAMSVQEYLPGDNVEAWKKTKLSWVNRGEFLLLGDLMVILRSMGGASHAMRKSGLGGLQDYCTKTGLHQKSILEAWKLNNQLINQLNIHVPSLKLNTDLDLGPPTPIQVKQIRQIVLAGMLDRVARRLTTSELERNGLRQNKAAYYASNLSEIVYIHNSSVLKICKPEWLVYQEIFEVQDKMYIKGITAIDPEWLPMYASKLCKTLKVLDYPKPRYDRATEKMFCTINATYGQAGWTLPQAEIEFPDIEQKYSWLAIFILYGKVFPQLLYFKRYLITEPEFLLMPVQFLKEPFYLLSQTLMKNQDDSAKKIKEHWLKKPTYLMEGYLTWLPKSAHNKIKQLWPPL